The sequence CTTCCAAAATCGATCACTGAGTTCTTAAAGAAGGTCGGGACCGGCGAAGCGACGATGATCCCGCCGGTCGCGACACCCCCTGCATTCCGCGGGAAGATAGAGTACGACCGTGACGGATGTATCGGTTGCAAGCTCTGTCTGAAGGTCTGCCCGGCACATGCGATCGAGTTCATCCCTGAGACGAAGAGGGTCAGGATCTACGTGGCAAGCTGTGTCTTCTGCGGCCAGTGCAATGATATCTGCCCAAAGGATGTCCTGAGGATGAGCGATGAGTTTCTTCTCTCGACTGAAGACCGGTTTGCCGGGAATCAGATTGTTGAGTGAGGGGAGAGCCCCCTTTTTTTCTCCCTGATGATGGGGCAGGCCGAGGCAGAAGCCTGGTTTAAGGATTGGATGAGCATGTGTCAACTACCCCGCCCTAAACGGCGGGGCTTGCAATACCAGTCATACGACTGATAGTGCAATTTAATCTGCACGAAGGTTGCTCGTAGTTGAGCCTTATTCGTACCGGCCGGTTGACACGGCCGCTACTGATTATCGGCGTAATAACCGAATCACCAGCTACTTTTCTCAAATGGTTGAGCGCACCATTTACATCCGCATTGATCACGGTACCGGAGCTGCTCTGATACAGTCCCCGCGTAATACGACGGGTTCGTCCATACCATGGTTTCTCGATCGGATCACGTGCCAGGGCATCAACCTGCGAGGTATACCGTTCATCATGGGAATCGTCATACTGTATCCCGACGAGCTCGCATTTGGATCGCAGTTTCTGTCGAAACTCCGCATAGGGGATCTGGACGAAATTCTGGTTGTTTATCGCACCATGATTGATCTGGTGTTTGATCCCATCCCATCGCGGCACAATAATGGTGCCGATTCCATGCTCACAGGCAAACGCGATCAGATAGGCGACAATCCGGTTCATCGTTTCGTTGATCCGGTTATCCCGCCTGATGAGAAGCCGGGACTGACTGTGTGTGAAATCCTTTGTTAACCCCTGTTTATCTTTAATCGATTGTAATCTGGCGTTTTCTTTGTTATACCACCGGTTAATTGATTTCAGATACATACCATCGATAATCGAGGCAGTCCCGGTAGCAGTCTCAACGATCGTCGCAAAATTGTTGACGCCGAGATCAATCGCAAGATAATGGTCAGGATGGAAAAATGTTGGTTGTACGGAAACAGTATACGCAAACTCGATCTTGTATACCTTCCCATTATGAACTGGAACAATAGTCACTTCACGGATCTGGTTTGGCTGGATGTGTGGCGGAATTTTGAAAGTCAGTTCTTTCCCGGTTAAACCATGCTGTTTTTTAAACATTCGTGCCATGCCGAGGGTGACATTGCCGTTTCGGATCGTGATATGTGACGCAGGAAAAGCCATTTTGTACCGGCCATCCTTCTCCAGATAGCGTGGAAGACGTGGTCGGTGTGGGAGGTCGCCGGAGTGGTACATCCGCATGAGTGCAAAATACGAGCTGTACGCTTCTTCAACACTTCTGAGGGTCTGCTGCGCAACATCACTATGGAGCAGCGGATAGTTCTCATTCTGGCGTGACCGGGCATAATTTGAGATATCTTTGTATGGAAAGTCTTTCTTCCGGGTATAGGGGAGAAAGGAACCGACACAGATGGTGACCTTTGATGCAATATCCGGTCGAATCGTCTGGAGAACCGAAATGTTTTCGCAATATTCAAAGGAATGCTGCCGGGTATTGTACAATGCAACATTGTACAGATTCTTTGCATGGTATGCGAGCGTGTCAATAATATAATGCTGTCGTTGGGACAGTCGCAGATAATTTGACACTGTTCGAATAGCCATTATATCGATATGGGTTGTACCACACGTTATACGTTATGTTTCAATTTCGGGCGATTCCTCCCCGGCATGAATGCCGGAGTCTCCTCGCCCCTTGGGGGGCACCCCCTACCCCCTCCGGCTCCCGGGTAGGTGATCTTGCGGCCACCGAACGGGGCTTACACAGATCAAAATAATCATCAATGATATAATAATCTGCTCTATCGATGATGCCGGGGCCGATATCCTGACGATAATAGCTCACCTTTATTGTTCTCTGGATCCAATACATCGAATTGTGGGGCTGCTTATCCATGCTGATTAAGTTTGAGATCTATAATGATGGGGAATTCTGGTGCGGACGTGGCATTGAGGTCGATATTTTTACACAGGGCAGGACACTGGATGATCTGATAGGAAATATTCGTGAGGCAGTCGAACTTCATTATGAGGAGTCAATCGGTGCTGGAGAACAGATAACCATTGTAACCCAAACTGAATTCCAGGTTGGTTCCGTTGCCAAAAGCTCCAGTTGTTAGTGGCCACGATCTCCTGAAGGTACTTGGGTCACTCGGCTACATAGTTCTCCGCCAGCGAGGTAGCCATGTGCAGATGGCAAAGAATACCGGTACTGGGGAGCACACAATAACAGTCCCCCTACACAACGAAATCGCAAGGGGTACCCTGAATGATATTCTTGGAAAAGTATCGCATAGGAACGGTATTTCAAAAGAAGATCTTCTTGCGATGCTCCGATAGGATTGCCTCCATCCTGCTGGTCGCCCCCCTCACCATCTCCTGTACCGCGCCTCCATGGGCTTACCCTCACCCGCATCCGGTACCGGCGCTCATTCGCGTTTTATCCGGACCCCCCTGCTATCCTCACTTCCCCCTTTGGTGGAAGGGGGC is a genomic window of Methanocalculus alkaliphilus containing:
- a CDS encoding 4Fe-4S binding protein, with product MALPMIREIFTQLFRTPATNQFPARHLPKSITEFLKKVGTGEATMIPPVATPPAFRGKIEYDRDGCIGCKLCLKVCPAHAIEFIPETKRVRIYVASCVFCGQCNDICPKDVLRMSDEFLLSTEDRFAGNQIVE
- a CDS encoding RNA-guided endonuclease InsQ/TnpB family protein, translating into MAIRTVSNYLRLSQRQHYIIDTLAYHAKNLYNVALYNTRQHSFEYCENISVLQTIRPDIASKVTICVGSFLPYTRKKDFPYKDISNYARSRQNENYPLLHSDVAQQTLRSVEEAYSSYFALMRMYHSGDLPHRPRLPRYLEKDGRYKMAFPASHITIRNGNVTLGMARMFKKQHGLTGKELTFKIPPHIQPNQIREVTIVPVHNGKVYKIEFAYTVSVQPTFFHPDHYLAIDLGVNNFATIVETATGTASIIDGMYLKSINRWYNKENARLQSIKDKQGLTKDFTHSQSRLLIRRDNRINETMNRIVAYLIAFACEHGIGTIIVPRWDGIKHQINHGAINNQNFVQIPYAEFRQKLRSKCELVGIQYDDSHDERYTSQVDALARDPIEKPWYGRTRRITRGLYQSSSGTVINADVNGALNHLRKVAGDSVITPIISSGRVNRPVRIRLNYEQPSCRLNCTISRMTGIASPAV
- a CDS encoding type II toxin-antitoxin system HicA family toxin, whose protein sequence is MPKAPVVSGHDLLKVLGSLGYIVLRQRGSHVQMAKNTGTGEHTITVPLHNEIARGTLNDILGKVSHRNGISKEDLLAMLR
- a CDS encoding type II toxin-antitoxin system HicB family antitoxin; translation: MLIKFEIYNDGEFWCGRGIEVDIFTQGRTLDDLIGNIREAVELHYEESIGAGEQITIVTQTEFQVGSVAKSSSC